From one Nilaparvata lugens isolate BPH chromosome 2, ASM1435652v1, whole genome shotgun sequence genomic stretch:
- the LOC120349838 gene encoding zinc finger protein 239-like has product MSILQMARVKQENDSSQEPAPECSTACSPTDDDFSQQHYLIPGYNLIFIKEEEYVEQEAEGCSVESEPEMWPSNCSTSETANATEVGGLNAHSISPMEECTEPSVASKNIKLYSCADCSYKTPSIFNWKRHMTKHTGEKPFSCELCDYKCTQSGTLKEHIRTHTGERPFSCEYCDYKFVRSGDLKRHIRTHTGETPFSCKYCDYKCARSSALKEHIRTHTGETPVSCEYCDYKCAQLSALKSHIRTHTGERPFSCEYCDYKCARSSHLKDHIRTHTGERPFICEFCDYKCAQSSNLKEHIKTHTGERPFNCKYCDYKCAGSYTLKKHIRTHTGETPFSCKYCDYKCAQSGTLKKHIRTHNKGETTTS; this is encoded by the exons ATGTCAATATTGCAGATGGCGAGAGTTAAGCAGGAGAATGATAGCAGTCAAGAACCAGCGCCAGAGTGCAGCACTGCATGCTCTCCAACTGATGATGATTTCAGCcaacaacattatctaatccctggctataatctaatattcatcaaagaggaagaatatg TTGAGCAAGAGGCAGAAGGATGTTCAGTGGAGAGTGAACCGGAGATGTGGCCTTCAAACTGCAGCACATCTGAAACTGCCAATGCAACAGAAGTGGGTGGACTGAATGCACATTCAATCTCACCCATGGAAGAGTGCACTGAGCCATCTGTGGCTAGCAAAAATATCAAGCTCTACAGCTGTGCTGACTGCAGCTATAAAACTCCATCGATCTTCAATTGGAAGAGACACATGACGAAACACACTGGGGAAAAGCCTTTCAGTTGTGAGttatgtgactataaatgtactCAATCTGGTACTTTGAaggaacatatcagaacacatacaggagaaagacctttcagctgcgagtattgcGACTATAAATTTGTTCGATCTGGTGATTTGAAgagacatatcagaacacatacaggagaaacacctttcagctgcaagtattgtgactataaatgtgctcgatcaagtgctttgaaggaacatatcagaacacatacaggagaaacacctgtcagctgcgagtattgtgactataaatgtgctcaattAAGTGctttgaaatcacatatcagaacacatacaggagaaagacctttcagctgcgagtattgtgactataaatgtgctcgatcaaGTCATTTGAAGGatcatatcagaacacatacaggagaaagacctttcatctgcgagttttgtgactataaatgtgctcaatcaagtaatttgaaggaacatatcaaaacacatacaggagaaagacctttcaactgcaagtattgtgactataaatgtgctggATCATatactttgaaaaaacatattagaacacatacaggagaaacacctttcagctgcaagtattgtgactataaatgtgctcaatctggtactttgaaaaaacatataaGAACACATAATAAAGGAGAAACAACTACTAGCTGA